From Thalassotalea euphylliae, the proteins below share one genomic window:
- a CDS encoding YhdP family protein — protein sequence MNITAFSNRWLNRLYKCIAILLVLVAVLISAMRLLLPYMHNYRAELQNHINSTYNTNIHIGALTMDWQKVGPVLVANNVRLVNTDATVVFIEHLDIKVNFWRSLQHRTLITRGLTLDGAKVIVDTTKLANNAVSDQDSTVYERLSDVFLLHVNKFSLTNSQIVVRTESGDKKLALKHLNWLNQGDRHRASGEVLAQGLATNTASVLLDFTGSEVSEMSGQVYLKGQRVNLTPWLDRTLTIDNDKTYSELNWQSWLTIERGKASQFLLAVDDSKLRWIDNDQEHEIMLQAAMFNADFIEDRIAIKSSPIDILVNGQSWQPVHINAVVTGRDIEGYVSAINVAGVSEVLPLIIDSPALRQTVAQLNPSGQLTDIYFRQLAGELALSAELNDYRQNYAQGIPGISHLNAEFTLVNDQLVADIKATDSALNFDEHFKQPIAFDQLATRLTAQFNANGVNVNAQQLNFAAPNMALTGQVNVTVPKEGDASMALLANIEHANAQQANLYYPHKLMGKDLVNYLNRSLIDGQISAGQVLFNGAFRDFPFNDQQGIFVVDAELTDATFAFDEKWPAIENMAANLNFTNNSMLISARAGSLTGLNVEGVTAGIANLSKEQLLRVSADIHQQAPENVTRLMQQSPLKKSVGETLTTLQISQPISGKFDLSLPLKRTKDVVASGYVDFTDNQLALSSPAMSFAKVNGRLTYQNEIIDTQDLALVWRGMPLTVKVAGRDHQDYYQTVIDLRGDWREVAWLAQLPESLTPYVAGELNWQGQLALNMHRGGGFSYEADIQSDLSAAQFNLPAPYGKNTEQLLPLTAKVTGQLDKSTISVSAGDELSFYGVLDHSDTQFHRAHLVLGNDTMLLPMNGFHITTKLAQADVLAWQPFIQDIVTSLPKADKSTTQVSLFPAPERIRGNVDKLDILGQSLTNVSFNLLDQSNWWLLRLNAKEARSEIKFFPDWHAQGLEVDADFIHLAADFGETNTDGLGENEGENQSEDEGDKKAKTNDEPVELSYQKRLALFNSVPRLEVVCDSCKLGKLDFGQVSFQLKRSGDKASGQQLNLENFKASREKSTLALTGTWQLTPENSSTHLTGKLDINELEREFDKFDYTSVIKDSGMTADYNFYWQGAPSEFSLNKLNGQASIDIDDGYLSEVSDKGARIFSVLSLQSLVRKLTLDFRDIFSDGMFYTYMRADAQVKDGILYTDNMRMKGAAGDLSVKGNTALAQGILDYRMSYKPNLTSSLPVLAWIATLNPAVFLAGVAIDEVFTSQVVSEFNFELTGSVNDPSFKEVNRKSRDVSVGRSTPPTFVENTPAPSEPEEITPERELDNFIPPTPLHLDMYNNG from the coding sequence TTGAACATTACGGCATTTTCGAACAGGTGGTTAAACCGACTATACAAGTGTATTGCGATACTCTTGGTCTTAGTGGCGGTGTTGATCAGCGCCATGCGTCTGCTGTTGCCTTACATGCACAACTACCGAGCCGAACTACAAAATCATATCAACTCAACGTACAACACCAATATTCACATTGGTGCGCTCACCATGGATTGGCAAAAAGTTGGCCCTGTGTTGGTTGCCAACAACGTTCGCTTAGTGAATACCGATGCCACAGTGGTCTTTATTGAACACTTAGACATCAAAGTAAACTTCTGGCGCAGTCTTCAGCACCGCACGCTAATTACACGTGGCTTGACCCTTGATGGTGCTAAAGTGATTGTCGACACCACTAAGTTGGCAAACAATGCCGTTAGCGATCAAGACAGCACCGTTTACGAGCGTTTATCAGATGTTTTCTTATTGCACGTGAATAAATTCTCGTTAACCAATAGCCAGATTGTGGTGCGCACCGAAAGTGGTGATAAAAAACTGGCACTCAAGCATCTGAACTGGCTTAACCAAGGGGATCGCCATCGCGCCAGTGGTGAGGTACTGGCACAGGGCTTAGCAACGAATACAGCCAGTGTATTACTCGATTTTACTGGCAGTGAAGTCAGTGAAATGTCGGGGCAAGTGTATTTAAAAGGTCAGCGCGTCAATTTAACCCCTTGGCTCGATCGCACGCTTACGATAGACAACGATAAAACCTATTCAGAGCTAAATTGGCAATCTTGGTTGACTATCGAGCGAGGTAAAGCGAGCCAGTTTTTATTGGCCGTCGATGATTCAAAACTGCGTTGGATTGATAATGACCAAGAGCATGAAATCATGCTGCAAGCGGCGATGTTTAACGCTGACTTTATCGAAGATCGTATCGCGATAAAGTCATCTCCTATCGATATTCTTGTTAACGGGCAATCTTGGCAGCCTGTGCATATCAATGCGGTGGTTACAGGTAGAGATATTGAGGGTTATGTGTCAGCAATAAATGTTGCAGGCGTTAGTGAAGTCTTACCTTTAATCATAGATTCACCAGCACTTCGACAAACAGTGGCTCAGCTTAATCCAAGTGGTCAATTGACGGATATTTATTTTCGACAATTAGCAGGCGAGTTAGCGCTGAGCGCTGAGCTTAATGACTACCGTCAAAATTACGCGCAAGGTATTCCGGGCATTAGCCACCTTAACGCTGAATTTACGCTAGTAAATGACCAGTTGGTGGCAGACATTAAGGCAACGGACAGCGCACTTAATTTTGATGAACACTTTAAACAGCCCATCGCCTTTGACCAATTAGCAACAAGACTGACTGCCCAATTCAACGCGAATGGTGTAAATGTTAATGCTCAGCAACTTAACTTTGCCGCGCCAAATATGGCATTAACGGGGCAAGTTAATGTGACTGTGCCAAAAGAAGGCGATGCCAGCATGGCATTGTTGGCGAACATTGAGCATGCCAACGCACAGCAAGCCAACTTGTATTACCCACACAAATTGATGGGTAAGGATTTAGTGAATTACCTCAATCGCAGCTTGATTGATGGTCAGATATCCGCTGGACAAGTGCTGTTCAATGGCGCGTTTCGCGACTTCCCGTTTAACGATCAGCAAGGTATTTTTGTGGTTGATGCTGAGCTAACCGATGCCACCTTTGCGTTTGATGAGAAGTGGCCAGCCATCGAAAACATGGCGGCGAATTTAAATTTCACTAACAATAGCATGCTGATCTCGGCGCGCGCAGGCAGTTTAACTGGGCTTAATGTTGAAGGAGTGACGGCTGGTATTGCCAATCTTAGCAAGGAGCAGTTATTGCGAGTGTCGGCTGATATTCATCAGCAGGCGCCTGAAAACGTGACCCGTTTAATGCAACAAAGTCCGCTGAAAAAATCGGTTGGCGAAACGCTCACGACATTGCAAATTAGCCAACCAATTTCCGGTAAGTTTGATTTATCGCTACCACTGAAACGCACTAAAGACGTTGTCGCTTCTGGCTATGTTGATTTTACCGATAATCAATTAGCGCTTTCCTCACCAGCGATGTCCTTTGCCAAGGTCAATGGGCGACTAACCTATCAAAATGAGATCATTGATACGCAAGACCTAGCGCTTGTTTGGCGCGGTATGCCGCTGACGGTCAAGGTGGCAGGGCGCGATCATCAAGACTACTACCAAACCGTGATTGACCTGCGTGGTGATTGGCGCGAAGTAGCATGGCTTGCACAGCTACCAGAATCGTTAACGCCATACGTCGCAGGTGAGCTTAACTGGCAAGGCCAACTCGCGCTCAATATGCATCGCGGTGGCGGTTTTAGTTATGAAGCCGATATCCAGAGTGACTTATCGGCAGCACAATTTAATTTGCCTGCCCCTTACGGAAAAAACACCGAGCAATTATTGCCATTGACGGCCAAAGTAACAGGTCAGTTAGACAAATCGACAATATCGGTGAGCGCTGGCGATGAGTTAAGCTTTTATGGGGTGCTCGATCACAGTGACACTCAGTTTCATCGCGCACATTTAGTCTTGGGTAACGATACCATGTTGCTGCCGATGAACGGCTTTCACATCACCACTAAGCTGGCGCAAGCGGATGTGTTAGCGTGGCAGCCGTTTATTCAAGATATTGTCACCAGCCTGCCCAAAGCCGATAAAAGCACTACACAGGTTAGCTTGTTCCCCGCCCCAGAGCGCATTCGCGGCAATGTAGATAAGCTTGATATTTTGGGTCAGTCACTTACCAATGTCTCGTTTAATTTGCTCGATCAAAGTAACTGGTGGCTACTGCGGCTCAATGCCAAAGAAGCGCGTAGCGAAATTAAGTTCTTCCCCGATTGGCATGCGCAAGGTTTGGAAGTTGATGCTGACTTTATACACTTAGCGGCAGATTTTGGCGAAACCAATACGGATGGGCTAGGGGAAAATGAAGGCGAGAACCAAAGCGAAGATGAGGGCGATAAGAAGGCCAAGACTAACGACGAGCCAGTTGAGTTGTCGTATCAAAAGCGTCTCGCACTGTTTAACAGTGTCCCTAGATTAGAAGTGGTTTGTGATAGCTGTAAGCTTGGCAAGCTTGATTTTGGTCAAGTGAGCTTTCAACTCAAGCGCTCTGGCGATAAAGCAAGTGGGCAACAACTGAACTTAGAAAATTTTAAAGCGAGCCGAGAAAAATCTACGCTAGCGTTAACTGGCACTTGGCAGCTAACGCCGGAAAACTCGAGTACGCATCTTACCGGTAAGCTCGATATTAACGAGCTTGAGCGTGAGTTCGATAAATTTGATTACACCAGTGTGATTAAAGACAGCGGCATGACCGCTGACTATAACTTTTACTGGCAAGGGGCACCCAGCGAATTTAGTTTGAATAAGCTCAATGGGCAGGCATCGATTGATATCGACGATGGCTATTTAAGTGAAGTCAGTGACAAAGGCGCGCGTATTTTCTCGGTGCTGAGCTTACAATCCCTAGTGCGCAAACTCACCTTAGATTTTCGCGATATTTTCTCTGACGGCATGTTCTACACCTACATGCGTGCCGATGCGCAAGTTAAAGACGGTATCCTCTACACAGACAATATGCGGATGAAAGGCGCGGCAGGTGATCTTTCGGTAAAAGGTAACACCGCTTTAGCACAAGGGATACTTGATTATCGCATGAGCTACAAGCCTAATTTGACCTCTAGCTTGCCAGTGCTGGCGTGGATTGCGACCTTGAATCCAGCGGTGTTTCTTGCTGGTGTGGCAATAGATGAAGTGTTTACTTCACAGGTGGTGTCTGAGTTTAACTTTGAGCTTACGGGCAGTGTCAATGACCCTAGCTTTAAGGAAGTGAATCGCAAAAGTCGCGATGTCAGCGTTGGTCGCTCAACACCGCCAACGTTTGTTGAAAACACCCCTGCACCTAGTGAGCCAGAAGAAATCACGCCTGAGCGCGAGCTAGATAATTTTATACCGCCGACACCGCTTCATTTGGACATGTATAATAATGGCTAG
- the rng gene encoding ribonuclease G — protein MSGELLVNITPSETRVALIENGVLQELHVEREAKRGLVGNIYLGKIIRVLPGMQAAFVDINLDKAAFLHASDIHSKLILNEEGKEAEPVPDIRSLVHEGQYLMVQVVKDPLGTKGARLTTDITIASRYLVLMPNASHAGISQRIEDVNERNRLKDIVVPYCDDKHGFIVRTAAEGAGELELKHDAEFLRRVWAKVSERKQRKQINAPIYQDLSLAFRVLRDFFGTELERIRIDSKLTYDQLMEFTQEFVPNLAHVLEYYPGERPIFDLFDVEAEIQRALERKIMLKSGGYLIIDQTEAMTTIDINTGAYVGHRNLEETIFSTNVEATQAIARQLRLRNLGGIIIIDFIDMTSEDHKRRVLHSLEMAMAKDKVKFSIHGFSSLGLVEMTRKRTRESLEHILCGECPSCQGKGTLKTVETVCFEILREIVRVNRAYDADQFIVYASTAVSESLLNDEYHNLAELEVFIGKLIKVQTEPMYNQEQFDVVMV, from the coding sequence ATGAGTGGTGAATTACTGGTAAATATTACCCCCAGTGAAACGCGTGTTGCCTTAATTGAAAACGGTGTTTTACAGGAATTACACGTTGAGCGGGAAGCTAAGCGCGGCCTAGTGGGCAATATTTATCTCGGTAAAATCATTCGTGTTTTACCCGGAATGCAAGCGGCATTTGTTGATATTAATTTAGACAAAGCCGCTTTTTTACATGCCTCCGATATCCACTCCAAACTTATTCTCAACGAAGAAGGCAAAGAAGCTGAGCCAGTCCCTGATATTCGCTCATTAGTGCATGAAGGGCAGTATTTAATGGTGCAAGTGGTGAAAGACCCGCTCGGCACCAAAGGCGCTCGCCTCACTACCGACATCACCATAGCGTCTCGTTATTTGGTCTTGATGCCTAATGCCAGCCATGCGGGTATTTCACAGCGCATTGAAGATGTAAATGAGCGCAATCGTCTCAAAGATATTGTAGTGCCATATTGTGATGATAAACACGGCTTTATCGTGCGCACCGCTGCCGAAGGAGCTGGTGAGCTTGAACTCAAACACGATGCGGAATTTTTGCGCCGCGTCTGGGCGAAAGTGAGTGAGCGCAAGCAACGTAAACAGATTAATGCGCCAATTTATCAAGACTTATCACTGGCATTTCGCGTCTTGCGCGACTTTTTTGGCACGGAATTAGAGCGCATTCGCATTGACTCTAAGCTGACTTACGATCAGCTGATGGAGTTTACCCAAGAATTTGTCCCCAATTTAGCGCATGTACTGGAGTACTACCCAGGCGAGCGTCCAATCTTTGATTTGTTCGATGTTGAAGCGGAAATTCAACGGGCGCTAGAGCGCAAAATTATGCTCAAATCTGGTGGCTATTTGATTATTGATCAAACCGAGGCAATGACCACGATTGATATCAATACTGGTGCCTACGTTGGTCATCGCAATTTAGAAGAAACCATTTTTAGCACCAATGTCGAAGCCACCCAAGCCATTGCTCGCCAACTGAGGCTGCGCAATTTAGGGGGCATTATCATTATCGATTTTATTGACATGACCAGTGAAGATCACAAGCGCCGTGTGCTACACAGCCTTGAAATGGCGATGGCCAAAGACAAAGTGAAATTTAGTATTCACGGTTTCTCGTCGCTGGGGCTAGTGGAAATGACGCGCAAGCGCACACGTGAAAGCCTAGAGCATATTTTGTGTGGCGAATGCCCATCGTGCCAAGGTAAAGGAACGTTAAAAACGGTTGAGACGGTCTGTTTTGAAATACTGCGAGAAATTGTTCGCGTAAATCGCGCGTACGATGCTGATCAATTTATTGTTTATGCGTCAACAGCAGTAAGTGAGTCTTTACTCAATGATGAGTATCACAACCTGGCTGAGCTTGAAGTTTTCATTGGCAAACTGATCAAGGTGCAAACCGAGCCTATGTATAATCAAGAACAGTTTGATGTGGTGATGGTCTAA
- a CDS encoding Maf family protein translates to MNQTKLILASQSPRRKALLAQLGYEFTCLPTDIDESVQSGESARDYVHRLAIAKAQTALEQASEQHTNGELVVLGSDTTVVFNDHILGKPEHFEDFNRMMTMLSGQCHQVLTSIAAVSESKAQAQVIATDVWFKQLSSKEISDYWQTGEPQDKAGGYGIQGIGGQFVSKLDGSFFAVMGLPLYETSLLLNQFGVTGYVSP, encoded by the coding sequence ATGAATCAAACTAAGTTAATACTTGCCTCACAGTCACCGCGACGAAAAGCCTTGTTAGCCCAGCTGGGTTATGAGTTTACTTGCTTGCCAACCGATATTGACGAATCAGTGCAAAGCGGTGAAAGCGCTCGCGATTATGTCCACCGACTTGCTATTGCCAAAGCACAAACCGCGCTTGAGCAAGCAAGCGAGCAACACACTAACGGTGAACTGGTTGTGTTAGGTAGCGATACAACGGTGGTTTTTAATGATCATATTTTGGGTAAACCGGAACATTTTGAAGACTTTAATCGCATGATGACCATGTTATCGGGGCAATGTCACCAAGTGTTAACGTCAATTGCGGCGGTTAGTGAATCTAAGGCACAGGCACAAGTCATTGCTACCGATGTTTGGTTTAAACAGCTATCCTCTAAAGAGATCAGCGACTATTGGCAAACGGGTGAGCCGCAAGATAAAGCGGGTGGTTATGGTATACAAGGTATTGGTGGACAGTTCGTCAGTAAACTTGATGGCAGCTTTTTTGCGGTGATGGGATTACCCTTGTACGAAACCTCATTGCTGTTAAATCAATTCGGGGTAACGGGGTACGTTTCACCTTAG
- the tldD gene encoding metalloprotease TldD produces the protein MNKVEQVLLADSQLDRTALTDTLTQIHQHQVDFADLYFQSSRHESWMLEDGIVKEGSYSIERGVGIRAISGEKTGFAYSDDISAQALNKAANAARGIAASGQHGKVQVFSDVSSETIYHAIDPLASLSQEKKIALMHEVEAHARSVDSRVSQVIVSLSGVYEHILVAATDGTFATDIRPLVRLNCSVLVESNGKRERGSSGGGARTDYSYFFEAQGDKPRYKFYAEEAVRQAVVNLDAIDAPAGSFPVVLGAGWPGVLLHEAVGHGLEGDFNRKGSSAFSGKVGQQVASSLCTIVDDGTLSNRRGSLNIDDEGTPGQYNVLIEDGILKGYMQDKHNAGLMGVAPTGNGRRESYAHLPMPRMTNTYMLAGESSPEDIIKSVKKGIYAPNFAGGQVDITSGKFVFTSAEAYLIENGEITSPVKGATLIGSGPESMQKVSMVGSDLALDAGVGVCGKDGQSVPVGVGQPTLKVDEMTVGGTQ, from the coding sequence ATGAATAAAGTTGAGCAAGTGTTACTTGCAGATAGTCAGTTAGATCGCACCGCATTAACTGACACCTTAACCCAAATCCACCAACACCAAGTGGATTTTGCCGATTTGTATTTTCAATCGTCGCGCCATGAATCTTGGATGCTCGAAGATGGCATTGTTAAAGAAGGCTCATACAGTATTGAGCGTGGCGTGGGTATTCGCGCTATCTCGGGTGAAAAAACCGGCTTTGCCTATTCTGACGATATTTCTGCACAAGCATTAAACAAAGCGGCGAACGCGGCGCGCGGTATTGCGGCAAGTGGTCAGCATGGCAAAGTACAAGTGTTTAGCGATGTTAGCAGTGAAACGATTTATCACGCGATTGACCCGTTAGCGAGTTTAAGCCAAGAGAAGAAAATTGCCTTGATGCACGAAGTGGAAGCCCATGCCCGCAGTGTTGATAGCCGCGTGAGCCAAGTTATCGTCAGCTTATCTGGCGTTTACGAGCACATTTTGGTGGCGGCAACTGACGGCACCTTCGCCACAGATATTCGCCCACTTGTGCGCCTAAATTGCTCTGTGTTGGTGGAGTCGAATGGCAAGCGTGAACGCGGTAGCTCTGGCGGTGGTGCGCGCACCGATTACAGCTACTTCTTTGAAGCACAAGGTGACAAGCCGAGATACAAATTCTACGCCGAAGAAGCGGTTCGCCAAGCGGTCGTGAATCTGGATGCGATTGACGCGCCAGCAGGTAGTTTCCCTGTGGTGTTAGGGGCAGGCTGGCCGGGGGTATTATTGCACGAGGCGGTTGGTCATGGCCTTGAAGGTGACTTTAACCGCAAAGGTTCATCAGCGTTTTCAGGTAAAGTTGGTCAGCAAGTGGCATCAAGCCTTTGTACGATTGTCGATGATGGCACGCTGTCGAATCGCCGTGGCTCGTTGAATATCGACGATGAAGGTACACCAGGGCAATACAATGTCTTGATTGAAGACGGTATTTTGAAGGGCTATATGCAAGACAAGCACAATGCTGGCCTAATGGGCGTTGCGCCAACGGGTAATGGTCGTCGTGAGTCTTATGCACATTTGCCAATGCCGCGTATGACTAACACTTACATGTTAGCGGGTGAGTCATCACCAGAAGATATTATCAAATCAGTGAAAAAAGGTATTTACGCGCCTAACTTTGCGGGTGGGCAAGTGGATATCACTTCCGGTAAATTCGTGTTTACCAGTGCTGAGGCTTATCTTATTGAAAACGGCGAAATTACCTCGCCAGTTAAAGGCGCGACCTTGATTGGCAGTGGTCCTGAATCAATGCAGAAAGTGAGCATGGTGGGCAGTGATTTAGCGCTTGATGCCGGTGTTGGTGTGTGCGGTAAAGACGGCCAAAGCGTACCGGTTGGCGTGGGGCAACCAACCTTAAAAGTTGATGAAATGACGGTTGGCGGCACGCAATAA
- the mreC gene encoding rod shape-determining protein MreC, with protein sequence MNPIFKHGPSLQHRLALVMIVSALLIFFDHKMQSFESARGYLQSVVSPLQYMANTPKQLMTWTAENLVTRQQLIEENEALKVNELNFQQQLMELAIVKQENERLRSLLASPLRTETKKMVAEILSVDSDPYSHQVVINRGANDGVYEGQPVIDEQGVVGQILHVGTTTSRIILITDLTHAVPVRVSRNGTRIIANGAGRIDRLSHAHVPHSADVQTGDLLVTSGLGGKYPEGYPVSTVSIVRKDESRPFAQVYSLPVAQIDKLRYLLLLWPEQPASIFAPKQTNQQSEAQGETLNRQSQETPSASQ encoded by the coding sequence ATGAATCCAATATTTAAACACGGCCCTTCCCTTCAACACCGTCTGGCGCTTGTCATGATAGTGTCTGCCTTGTTAATTTTCTTCGATCACAAAATGCAAAGCTTTGAATCCGCTCGCGGTTATTTGCAATCAGTGGTTAGCCCATTGCAATACATGGCGAACACTCCAAAACAGCTAATGACATGGACAGCAGAAAACTTGGTGACCAGACAACAGCTGATTGAAGAAAATGAAGCGCTAAAAGTTAATGAGCTTAACTTCCAGCAACAGTTGATGGAACTGGCCATTGTTAAGCAAGAAAACGAGCGGTTGCGCTCATTACTCGCATCGCCTTTACGCACTGAAACCAAGAAAATGGTCGCCGAAATACTTTCGGTTGATAGCGATCCTTATTCTCATCAAGTCGTTATTAACCGCGGCGCCAATGATGGTGTTTACGAAGGACAACCGGTTATCGATGAGCAGGGGGTTGTTGGGCAAATATTACACGTCGGCACAACCACTAGCCGGATTATTTTAATCACTGATTTAACTCATGCGGTACCTGTGCGCGTAAGTCGTAATGGCACGCGTATTATTGCCAATGGTGCAGGGCGTATCGATCGCTTATCTCATGCCCATGTGCCGCACAGCGCTGACGTGCAAACTGGCGATTTGCTGGTTACCTCTGGGCTGGGTGGTAAATACCCAGAAGGGTATCCAGTTTCTACAGTTAGCATTGTACGCAAAGATGAGTCACGCCCGTTTGCGCAGGTGTACAGTCTGCCCGTTGCGCAAATTGACAAACTGCGTTACCTGTTATTACTTTGGCCTGAGCAGCCTGCCAGTATTTTCGCACCGAAACAAACTAATCAACAGTCTGAGGCTCAGGGTGAGACCTTAAATCGTCAATCACAGGAGACGCCAAGTGCTAGCCAATAA
- a CDS encoding carbon-nitrogen hydrolase family protein yields the protein MASASPLLSAVQMCSVPDIDENLTFIAKQLTKITAQASNREHLVLLPECCLYFGGKEQDQLSIAHNEQAQVTMIEGLASLAHTHSVNLLAGSLPTPALGGDHHKFYNTSCLFSPQGELVGDYQKLHLFDVVVADNEKTYRESRYTQAGQKISCLSLPFAQIGLSICYDVRFPELFRQLAQQGADIITVPAAFTRVTGKAHWQTLLQARAIENQVYIVAAGQEGVHANGRETWGHSMIVSPWGEILSQQATGLGVVSAEFDLNILAQVRSSIPVNQHNRFKTELIHDE from the coding sequence ATGGCTAGTGCCAGCCCCTTGCTGTCGGCCGTACAAATGTGTTCGGTTCCCGATATTGACGAGAATCTCACGTTTATCGCCAAGCAGCTGACGAAAATTACCGCGCAAGCATCCAATCGTGAGCACCTCGTGCTATTGCCAGAGTGCTGCCTTTACTTTGGTGGCAAAGAGCAAGATCAACTGAGCATTGCCCACAATGAACAAGCGCAAGTGACTATGATTGAAGGACTCGCATCGCTTGCTCACACTCATTCGGTAAATTTGCTCGCGGGTAGTTTGCCCACCCCTGCACTTGGGGGCGACCATCACAAGTTTTACAACACGAGTTGCTTGTTTTCACCGCAAGGTGAGCTAGTTGGCGATTATCAAAAACTGCACCTGTTTGATGTGGTGGTTGCTGATAACGAAAAAACCTACCGAGAATCCCGCTATACCCAAGCCGGTCAGAAGATCAGCTGTTTATCGCTACCTTTTGCGCAAATAGGATTGTCGATCTGCTATGATGTTCGCTTTCCTGAGCTGTTTCGCCAGTTGGCACAACAAGGTGCTGATATTATTACTGTGCCTGCCGCCTTTACTCGTGTAACTGGTAAAGCCCATTGGCAAACCTTGTTACAAGCAAGGGCGATTGAAAACCAAGTCTATATTGTTGCAGCGGGGCAAGAAGGCGTGCATGCTAACGGCAGAGAAACTTGGGGGCATTCAATGATTGTTAGCCCGTGGGGAGAAATTTTAAGTCAGCAAGCAACAGGGCTTGGTGTTGTCAGTGCTGAATTTGATCTTAATATACTCGCGCAAGTACGAAGTAGTATTCCGGTTAATCAACATAACCGCTTTAAAACAGAGTTAATCCATGATGAATAA
- a CDS encoding rod shape-determining protein codes for MFKKLRGMFSNDLSIDLGTANTLIYVKDQGIVLNEPSVVAIRQDRAGGSKSVAAVGLAAKQMLGRTPGNIEAIRPMKDGVIANFFVTEKMLQHFIKQVHSNNFLRPSPRVLICVPCGSTQVERRAIRESALGAGSREVYLIDEPMAAAIGAGLPVSEATGSMVVDIGGGTTEVGIISLNGVVYSSSVRIGGDKFDEAIINYVRRNFGSLIGEATAERIKHEIGSAYPGEELIEIEVRGRNLAEGVPRSFTLNSNEILEALQEPLTGIVSAIMVALEQSPPELASDISERGMVLTGGGALLKDLDRLLMEETGIPVVVAEDPLTCVARGGGKAIEMIDMHGGDLFSYE; via the coding sequence ATGTTTAAGAAATTGCGCGGAATGTTTTCTAACGATTTATCAATCGATTTAGGAACGGCGAACACATTAATTTATGTCAAAGATCAAGGGATTGTACTGAACGAACCGTCAGTGGTGGCGATTCGACAAGACCGTGCAGGTGGTTCTAAAAGTGTTGCTGCCGTAGGTTTAGCAGCGAAGCAAATGTTAGGTCGTACGCCGGGCAATATTGAAGCCATTCGCCCGATGAAAGATGGTGTGATTGCCAACTTCTTCGTCACTGAAAAAATGCTTCAGCACTTTATTAAACAAGTGCACAGCAATAACTTCTTACGTCCAAGCCCACGTGTGCTAATTTGTGTTCCTTGTGGCTCTACGCAAGTGGAACGCCGTGCTATTCGCGAATCAGCGCTAGGTGCTGGTTCACGTGAAGTGTATTTAATTGACGAGCCAATGGCAGCGGCAATCGGTGCGGGCTTACCCGTCTCGGAAGCGACCGGCTCTATGGTGGTAGATATCGGTGGCGGGACAACGGAAGTGGGGATTATCTCACTTAATGGCGTGGTTTACTCTTCATCTGTACGCATTGGCGGTGACAAGTTTGATGAAGCGATTATCAACTATGTACGTCGCAACTTCGGCAGCTTAATTGGTGAAGCAACGGCTGAGCGCATTAAACACGAAATTGGTTCGGCTTACCCTGGCGAAGAGTTAATTGAAATTGAAGTACGTGGTCGCAACTTAGCCGAAGGTGTACCGCGCAGCTTTACGCTAAACAGCAATGAAATTCTTGAAGCATTACAAGAGCCATTAACCGGTATTGTCAGTGCGATCATGGTTGCCCTTGAGCAGTCGCCACCGGAATTGGCGTCAGATATTTCTGAGCGCGGTATGGTGCTTACTGGTGGTGGTGCGCTGCTGAAAGACCTGGATCGTTTGTTAATGGAAGAAACGGGTATTCCAGTCGTGGTTGCTGAAGACCCACTTACTTGTGTTGCCCGCGGTGGTGGTAAAGCGATTGAAATGATCGATATGCACGGCGGTGACCTATTTTCATATGAATAG
- the mreD gene encoding rod shape-determining protein MreD, which produces MLANNGIIVVLSLLLALIASIVPMPHSVDAFRPDWVLVVLIYWSLALPNRVSVFTAWVMGFLLDVLLGSTLGVHAGAMALSVYIAAVNFQKIRNFSLWQQALIVGVLAALYHLLVFWLQRVLTDVVFLPGYLYPVLSAVVLWPWVFLLLRKIRRHFKIS; this is translated from the coding sequence GTGCTAGCCAATAATGGCATTATTGTGGTGCTTAGCCTGTTGCTCGCCTTGATTGCCAGCATAGTGCCTATGCCACACAGCGTTGATGCTTTTCGCCCTGATTGGGTGCTAGTGGTACTGATTTACTGGAGTTTAGCACTGCCGAATCGCGTCAGCGTCTTTACCGCTTGGGTGATGGGTTTTTTGCTGGATGTATTGCTTGGCTCAACGCTCGGGGTGCACGCCGGTGCCATGGCGTTATCTGTGTATATCGCGGCGGTGAACTTTCAGAAAATCCGCAATTTTTCCTTGTGGCAACAAGCCTTGATTGTGGGTGTGTTAGCCGCGCTATATCACTTGCTGGTATTTTGGTTGCAGCGGGTATTAACTGATGTGGTGTTTTTACCCGGCTATTTATACCCTGTGCTCAGTGCCGTTGTGTTGTGGCCTTGGGTATTCTTGTTACTGCGTAAAATACGTCGCCACTTTAAGATTTCCTAG